A genome region from Pseudodesulfovibrio alkaliphilus includes the following:
- the clpB gene encoding ATP-dependent chaperone ClpB codes for MDPNKFTRKTQEAVSEAQNLAIRHGHQQVDCEHLMHALVAQEQGLVPQILGKLGVAPDAYLGAVDAEIARQPRVSGPGARPDQILVTQRLQSVLVAADDQARRLKDEFVSVEHVFLSLMNEPPSTGVGRVNKQFGLDAGKVLAALSEVRGKQRVTSDNPEATYDSLKKYGRDLVEEARQGRLDPVIGRGSEIRRVIRILSRRTKNNPVLIGEAGVGKTAIAEGLAQRIVAQDVPEGLKDKTVFSLDMSALIAGAKYRGEFEERLKAVLKEVQESAGQIIMFIDELHTIVGAGKTDGAMDAGNILKPMLARGELHCIGATTIDEYRKYIEKDPALERRFQTVLVDEPTVEDTISILRGLRERFEVHHGVRISDGAVVEAAVLSNRYITDRQLPDKAIDLIDEAAALIRTEIDSQPYELDKANRLIMQLEIEREALKRETDKASRERLGKLEKDLAEQKERQAALLAQWENEKSGIERLRSLKGEIESTRRAIEEAKRIHDYNRAAELEYGTLAGLEKDLAQRNEALESGDVPRMVKEEVGPDDVAQVIARWTGIPVSKLMEGEREKLLKLPELLHERVIGQDQAVQAVADAVLRARAGLKDPSRPIGSFIFLGPTGVGKTELCKTLASALFDSEDNMVRIDMSEYMEKHTVARLIGAPPGYVGYDEGGQLTEAVRRKPYSVVLFDEIEKAHHDVFNVLLQILDDGRLTDSHGRTVDFKNTIVIMTSNLGAEYMLDGIDEQGGFRPGVADQVMDVLRRHFRPEFLNRVDETVLFKPLRLDQLMGIVDLMVDGLRGRLADRKIGLTLTEAARAFIAQSAYDPHFGARPLHRYIQTRLETPLARLIISGELADGASVTVDESGGELTFG; via the coding sequence GCAGGTGGACTGCGAGCACCTCATGCACGCCCTGGTGGCCCAGGAGCAGGGGCTGGTGCCGCAGATACTCGGCAAACTCGGCGTGGCCCCGGACGCCTACCTGGGCGCGGTGGACGCCGAAATAGCCCGGCAGCCCCGCGTTTCCGGCCCGGGAGCCCGGCCAGACCAGATTCTGGTCACCCAGCGGCTTCAGTCCGTGCTGGTGGCGGCCGACGATCAGGCCCGCCGCCTCAAGGACGAGTTCGTTTCGGTGGAGCACGTTTTTCTTTCCCTGATGAATGAGCCGCCTTCAACGGGGGTGGGTCGAGTCAACAAGCAGTTCGGCCTGGACGCGGGCAAGGTGCTGGCCGCCTTGAGCGAGGTGCGCGGCAAGCAGCGCGTCACCTCCGACAACCCCGAGGCCACCTACGATTCCCTCAAGAAATACGGGCGCGACCTGGTGGAGGAGGCCCGTCAGGGCAGACTTGACCCGGTCATCGGCCGGGGCAGCGAGATCCGGCGCGTCATCCGCATTCTCTCGCGCCGCACCAAGAACAACCCGGTACTCATCGGCGAGGCAGGGGTCGGCAAGACGGCCATCGCCGAGGGGCTGGCCCAGCGCATCGTGGCCCAGGATGTGCCCGAGGGTCTCAAGGACAAGACCGTGTTCAGCCTGGACATGAGCGCACTCATCGCCGGGGCCAAGTACCGCGGCGAGTTCGAGGAGCGGCTCAAGGCCGTGCTCAAGGAGGTGCAGGAGTCGGCCGGGCAGATCATCATGTTCATTGACGAGCTGCACACCATCGTGGGCGCGGGCAAGACAGACGGGGCCATGGACGCGGGCAACATCTTGAAACCCATGCTCGCTCGGGGCGAACTGCACTGCATCGGCGCCACCACCATCGACGAGTACCGCAAGTACATCGAAAAGGACCCGGCCCTGGAGCGCCGCTTTCAGACCGTGCTGGTGGACGAACCCACGGTGGAGGACACCATCTCCATTCTGCGCGGTCTGCGCGAGCGTTTCGAGGTCCACCACGGGGTGCGTATCTCCGACGGGGCGGTGGTGGAGGCTGCCGTTCTTTCCAACCGCTACATCACCGACCGCCAGCTGCCGGACAAGGCCATTGATCTCATCGATGAGGCTGCGGCCCTGATCCGTACGGAAATCGATTCCCAGCCCTATGAGCTTGACAAGGCCAACCGCCTTATCATGCAGCTCGAAATCGAGCGCGAGGCCCTCAAGCGCGAGACGGACAAGGCGTCGCGGGAGCGGCTGGGCAAGCTGGAAAAGGACCTGGCCGAACAGAAGGAGCGTCAGGCCGCCCTGCTTGCCCAGTGGGAGAACGAAAAGTCGGGCATCGAGCGGCTGCGCTCCCTCAAGGGGGAGATCGAGTCCACCCGCCGAGCCATCGAGGAGGCCAAGCGCATCCACGATTACAACCGCGCCGCAGAGCTGGAATACGGAACCCTTGCCGGGCTTGAAAAGGATCTGGCCCAGCGCAACGAGGCCCTGGAATCCGGGGATGTGCCGCGCATGGTCAAGGAGGAGGTCGGCCCGGACGATGTGGCCCAGGTCATAGCCCGGTGGACCGGGATCCCGGTCTCCAAGCTCATGGAGGGCGAGCGCGAGAAGTTGCTCAAGCTGCCCGAACTGCTGCATGAGCGGGTCATCGGGCAGGATCAGGCCGTGCAGGCCGTGGCCGATGCCGTGTTGCGCGCCAGGGCCGGACTCAAGGACCCGTCCCGTCCCATCGGTTCGTTCATCTTTCTCGGTCCTACCGGCGTGGGCAAGACCGAGCTGTGCAAGACCCTGGCCTCGGCCCTGTTCGACTCCGAGGACAACATGGTTCGCATCGACATGTCCGAGTACATGGAGAAGCACACCGTGGCCCGGCTCATCGGGGCTCCTCCCGGCTACGTGGGCTACGACGAGGGTGGCCAGCTGACCGAGGCCGTGCGCCGCAAGCCCTATTCCGTGGTGCTTTTCGACGAGATCGAGAAGGCCCACCACGACGTGTTCAACGTGCTGCTGCAAATCCTCGACGACGGCCGTCTGACCGATTCCCACGGCCGCACCGTGGACTTCAAGAACACCATCGTCATCATGACCTCCAATCTCGGGGCGGAATACATGCTCGACGGCATTGACGAGCAGGGCGGTTTTCGCCCCGGTGTGGCCGATCAGGTCATGGATGTGCTGCGCCGCCACTTCCGACCCGAGTTTCTCAACCGCGTGGATGAGACCGTGCTCTTCAAACCCCTGCGTCTCGATCAGCTTATGGGCATCGTGGACCTGATGGTGGACGGTCTGCGGGGACGACTGGCTGACCGCAAGATAGGGCTGACCCTGACCGAGGCCGCCCGTGCCTTCATCGCCCAGTCGGCCTACGATCCCCACTTCGGGGCGCGCCCGCTGCACCGCTACATTCAGACCCGCCTGGAAACCCCTCTGGCCCGGCTGATCATCTCCGGCGAACTGGCCGACGGCGCCTCCGTCACCGTGGATGAATCCGGCGGGGAGCTGACTTTCGGCTAG